The sequence below is a genomic window from Mycobacterium heidelbergense.
GATCGCGTGCCGCGCTGGCTGCGGATCGCGAGCGGGGTTGCGGCCGTCGCGGTCTTCGCGGCGGCGATCGTGGTCGTCGACAACCGGCGCGGCGTCGCGGCATTTGTCGCGATGGCGGCGGCGTTCTCCGCCGAGATCGCGCTCGGCTTCGCGCTCACCGTGCCACTCGTCAAGGCCACGGCCGCGACGGCCCGGATGTTCGGCTCCGTCGGGGCGCTCGCGGCGGCCACCATCGAGCGTGCGCCGCGAAGGGTCTGGGCGACGGTGATGACGGTGCTCATCGCGGTGGTCACGACCGTCGCGATCACCGGCACCAACGCCGACATGATCCGGTCGGCGACGGCCATCTTCTCCCCGGTCGCCGACGTTCCCGTGTGGGTGAGCGCCGATCCCCCCGACAGCTACCCCACCGACGCTCTGCCGCAGGGCCTTTCCGAGAGGGTGGCCGCGGTGCCCGGAGTCGGGCGTGTCACCGAGGGCGCGTTCGGGTTCGCCGAGGTCGGGGGCACCCGCGTCATGCTCGACGGGTTTTCCTCCGGAACCGCCGATCCGCTCTACCGCGCGCTCGACGAACACGTTCGCGACCAGGTGCTCGACGGTCGGGGCGTGGTGCTCTCGCAGAATCTGGGCAGGACGCTGCACGTTCGGGTGGGCGATCGGCTGCGGATGCAAACGCCGCACGGCACGCGGCAGCCGACCGTGCTGGCCCTGGTGCCGTACTTCTCGACGGTCATCGGGACGGTCGGGATGGCGCTCGGCCAATTGCGCTCCTGGTTCGACCGCCCGGTGGCGACCACGCTCGAGGTCGCCGCGGCCCCGGGCGTCGGCCGCGCCCGCCTGCTGGCCGACGTCCGCCGGGCGGTGCCCGCCCCGAACTACGCGTACGACGGCCGGGCAAAGCTGGCGGGCCTGGAGGCGCCGATGCGGCAGAGCATGTTCATCGCCAACGCGGTGTGGATCATCGTCGTGTTGGTGGCCGCGGTCGCGCTGCTCAACACGCTGACGCTGTCCGTGCTCGAACGGCGCCGCGAAATCGGTGTGCTACGCGCGATGGGGTCCAGCCGCCGGTTCACGTTGCGGATGGTGCTGGCCGAGGCGGCGGGCATCGGGGTGATCGGCGGCGCGTTGGGGCTGGCGTTCGGGCTGACGGACCAGTGGCTGTTCAGCCTCGTCAGCGGGGACCTGATGAATTTCCAGGTCGCCTTCCGGCCGAACTCCATGGCGTGGGCGTTCGCGGTCGGCGCGCTGGCGATCAGCCTGCTCGGCTCCGTGCCGCCCGCGCGGCGCGCGGCCCGGCTGAACATCATCGAAGCCGTGAGCGTCGAATAGCCAGAGCCATTCGCCGGACGTTGACCTCAGAAGCCGAGCGGAAGAAGCGCGGTAAACAGCGGGGCCAACGGATCCGTAACGGGAAGGGCGAGCGAACTATTCAAGAACGGCGCGACCGGGCTTTGGAACGTGAGTATCGTCTGCCCGGGCGCCCCCAGGCCCAGCGTGGGCTCGGCCCCGGACGTCACCATGGCCGTGAAAAGCGGGCTCGAGATGGTCGTCGCAACAAAATTATTGTCGTCGGGGTCGGCGAGCGCCGTGGTCGACAACAAGCTCCCGAAATTGGTGATCTGACGCATCAAGTCCGGATCGCCGGGTACCGGGTTGGTGACCGGGCTGAGGCCCAGCGCCGCGGCGAGCCGGCTCGCCAAACCGTACAGCGACTGCTGCCACTGCGGCAGCAGTCCGACGGCGGCCGAAGCCCCGGCGTGGTAGCCGGCCATCGCCACCACGTCCTGGGCCCACATCTGCTCATACTCGGACTCAACGGCCGCGATCGCCGGCGCGTTTTGGCCGAAGAGATTCGACATCACCAGCTGCACCAACCCATTTCGGTTGGCGGCCACCAGCAACGGATGCACCGTCGCCGCCTGCGCGGCCTCAAACGCGCCGGCGACCGCCCGAGCCTGCCCGGCCGCCCCCGTGGCCTGCGTCGCCGCCTCGCTTAACCACCCCGCGTAAGGGGCCGTCGCGGCCGCCATCGCCTCCGCGGCGGGACCCTGCCACGCCTGACCCGTGAGGCCCGATGTGATCGACGAGAACGACGACGCGGCGGACCCCAACTCGGAGGCCAGCCCGTCCCACGCCGCGGCCGCGGTCAACATCGGGGCCGAACCCGCACCGGAAAACATCCGCGCCGAATTGATCTCCGGCGCCAACACCGAGTAATTCATCACCACAGTCCATTCCGTCATGGCCCGCGACGATCATGGCGGCGGCGTCATCACCGACGGCGTGCCCCGTGTACCACTACACGAGATCCGCGCGCGGATGGTTCACCGCGAACCGAATCTCAGTTCGCGGTCGCGACGCCGTGCAGATGCGGTTTGCAGGGGAACGGCACGGGGGTTCGGATGCTGCGCAGCCCGGTGATATCGAAGCCGGCCGCGGCGATGGCGTCGGCGGTTCGGCGGTTCGGGTGGCAGCCGGCGGCAAACCAGGACCATGGCCTTGCGACGAGGTCCTGGAGCCGGCCCGTCGCGCCTTCGCCGCGGACATGCTCGAGGACCACCAACCTGCCCCGCGGCACCAGCACCCGCCGGATCTCGCCCAGCGTCGCGGCCACATCGTCGACCGAGCACAGCACCAGACCGATGTGGACCGAGTCGAAGCTGTTGTCCGGGAACGGGATCGACTCCCCCGTCCCCTCGACGATGTCGACGGCGACGCCATGGCGATCGGCGAGTCGGGCCGCCATCCGCCGGAATGCGGCCACGGGTTCCACGGCGGCGACCGAGGTCACCGCGGGCGGCACGAACTTCAGGTCGGTCCCCGGTCCGAGGCCGACCATCAGCAGCCGGCCGGTCGCGTGTGCGATCGCCGCTCGGCGATATCGGTGGTAGAAAAGCCGGTCGAAAATCGGCTGCCCGAACCGATATATATAAGGGAACAACGGGTTTTCGCGCGTTATGTGCTACCTAGATCCAGTTGGAACGACGGATATTCGTCACGCATCAAAGATACATACACCGCCACCCGATAACGCCATCGAACGAGGCCCATGAGCAGATCGAACATGCCCCGGTGGATCGTCCCGGTGCCCAACAACCACACCGCGGAGATGACGCAAAGCGCCTGCAGCAGCGGCTCCATCGCCCAGCACAGCAGTATCTGCGGCAGCCCGAGCAGCCACCACTTCACCAGCACGGCCCAGCGCGTGAGCCGCTCCGGGTAGTCGACCTCGAGATCGCCGGGATAGTCGGGCCGAGGCGCGAGCGTAAAGGGCGGGTACCTGTCGGTGCTGTTCATCGGGAACCGGTAGTTCATGACCCGCCACGACCAGCGCAGCACCCCGACGTTGAAGTCGAAGAGGGGGCGCGGGTAGCGCCCGGTGAACAGGATCGCGATGCCGGCAACGATCGTCAGCGGCGGATACACCAGGTAAAGAAGGATCAATATGGGGTAGTGCGGAACGGCCAGCACGCACCACTTGACCAGCCAGAGCCACCGTGAGGGCGCATCGACGCCGCCACGCACCCGCGCGGGATCGCCGGCATCGTGTGGTGCGGCCAGTTCGGCCGCGCTGGGCCGGCTCACCGGCGACTCGGCTCGATGGGGGTTGCGGTCCGGAGGCCACGATCGATCCGGGCCGACATCCGGCGGTGGCTGGTCCACCGCAGAAACGTGGTCAGCATCCAGGTGTGTGCTCGGTCCGGGATCAACGCCGCCGGTCGTAGCGCGGACTCACCGTGGGCCACTTGCAGCGACGCCACCCGGGACACGGCCGCGACCTGGCGCCGCCTGGTCCGCTCGTACCGGCGCAGCGCCCTGGAAAGGTCTCCGCCACGGCGGAGGTCCGCGAGCGCCTTGCGCAGCACCATCGTGTCGAGCAGCGCCTGGTTGGTTCCCTGCGCGAGGGTCGGCGGCATGGTGTGGGCGGCGTCGCCGAGCAGCGTCACCGCGCCGGGGGCCGACGCGCGGGGAATCGGATGCCGGAAATGCGGGTACGGTGAGCCCGCCAGGTGTTCGTCGGTCAGGTTCGCGAGCACGAGATCGACGGCCTCGGACCAGCCGCTGAAATTGGACCGGAGCGCGTCAATCGGGTGGCAGGGCCGCACGAAGTCGCGGGACCACGGCAAGTCGAACCACCACTGCACGTCCGAGCCGCCCGCCGGCCACACGCCGGTGTTTCCGCGCTCGCCGATGACGACCATTGCCACATGCTTGTCGGCGAGGCCGGGCAGGCTGACGAGGCCCTGCCAGCTGCACCAACCGGTCGGCTCGGCGGCGGGGGCGCCGACGACATCGCGAACGATCGAATGCAGACCGTCCGCGCCGATCACCACGTCGCCGTCGATCGAGCTGCCGTCCTCGAATCCGACCCGCGCGTCGGTGGGCGTCGTCAGGATCTTCACCGCGCGGGAGCTGCCTCGGATGCGGTCGGTGGGGAAGCCGTCCAGCAGCCGTTCCATCAGGACACTTCGGGGGACCATCCGAACGGGTGCCCCCAGCCGATTCACCATCGCGTTCACGTCCAAGGCCGCCAGCCGGCGCCCCCGAGACGTCGTCACCCGCACGCTGGAGACCAGCTGACCGGCCCCGTCCATGTCGACGCCCAACTGCCTCAGCACCGTCTCGCCGTGGGACCAGATGGTCACGGCGCCGCCGCCGGCGCGCGTGTCTCCACGCTGGTCGACGACCGTGACGTCATGACCGTCCCGCAGCAGTCCCCGGGCCACGGAGATGCCGCTCACCCCGGCGCCGATGACGAGCGCCCGAATGGGCGATGTGGCCGTCGGACGCTCAGAAACCTCGCTTCGGCCCGTCACCCTCTTGGATACGTAAGCCCGCCCCCACCGGTTCAACGGCGCCGACGTCCGACGCTCACCCCGACGCCGCCGGTGCGCCGATCATCGTGTGCAGGTCCCCGACCGCCCACGGCCCGGCGTCATGGTGATCGCGATACCCCAGCACGCGCGGCGCGCGCCGATCGAAGCGGCCGACGAATCCGCCCGCGGCAACGAATATTTGGCCGGTCACGTCGCGCGCCAGGTCGCTGACGAGATAGGCGTAGAGCGGGGCCACGAACGCGGCCGGAGCGCTGTCGAGTGACGCCCGCATGGTCATCTCGTCGAGCAACCCGCGGCGGTGGAGGTCCTCGATGTGCTTTTCGTACTCGACGTCGGTGGACAGTCGCGTCCGCGCGCCGGGGCACACCACGTTGGCCCGCACGCCGTGGGCCTTCAGTTCCGCCGCGATGGCCATCGTCAGCCCGTTGACGGCGCCTTTGCCCGCCGGGTACCCGGTGCCGCCGTAGTCGCCGAGAAAGGCCACGGAACCGGTGTTGACGATCGCGCCGTGCCCCTGTGAGGCCATGACGCGGGCCGCGACCCGGGACGTATGAAACGCCGTGCCGAGGTGCGCGCTTATCAGGCGGTCGAATTCCTCCGGCGAGATGGTCAGGATCGACGAACCCGCGGGCTCGGCGACGCCGGCGCAATTGATCAGCGCGTCCAACCGCCCGAACCTGGCGATGCATTCGTCGACGAGGGCGCCGGCTATGCGCTCGTCGTCCGCGGCCCCGATGACCGGGCTGGCTCGCCCTCCCGACGCCGTGATCGCCGCGACGGTCTCCTCAACGGCATCGGCGTCGCGCCCGTTGACGACCACGCCGGCGCCCAGGGTGCAGAGCAGTTCGGCGACGGCGCGTCCGATGCCGCGGCTGCCGCCGGACACCACCACGCCGCGCCCGGCCAGGAGGTTCTGGCCACTCATCGGCCCGGACACCGGAATGCGTTGTGCGCGCGGCATTCTCGACGGCCATAACGACCACTGCCGGACGGCGGGTTGGCGAACATGAGCCGAACAGTACCCAGGCGGACCGGAAATGAGAACCGCAGGCCAAAGCGTTTCGTGCCCGCGAGCGCCGGGCGACCGTCGCCGGAGCCGGTCTCGCCCGCCGCGGGGTGAGCGATCGCCGGTTCACGCGAGGGGGCGTATAGTCTCGAGTGAAGTCCGTTTCGGACATGTCGCCGTTTAGCTCAAAGCGGTCACTCAGCCGCACGGCTGCTGGGCTCGGCGTGGCTCGCCGATATCAGCCCAGTCACTCTTTCCTATCACTGCGTGCGCTGACACAGACTCGTCCGTGCGGATACGGGTGCAGCGGGACGACTGCGCACTGCCCGCGATGTCCCACTGCACACGACCGAAGGAAGTGTGCCAGCGATGCAAACCTGTTCGTACGCTTGCGTTTACCCGACGCGCCGGATCCGGAAGGCGCGCTTGAGCCCATGACCGATGTAGCGACGCCAGTCCGCCCGACTCGGCCGTCCCGCGCGCAATCGGACGATTCCTACGACGACGTTGTCGAGATGTTCGTAGCGTTGCGCCGGATGCCGGCCGAGTCCCACGAGTACGGCCGGCAACGTGAACGCATCGTGGCCAGATGCCTGCCCCTGGCCGACCATGTGGCCCGCCACTTCGCCCGGCGGGGCGAAGGCATCGACGACCTGACCCAGGTCGCCCGCCTGGGGTTGATGAACGCCGTCAACCGATTCGACCCCTCGAAGGGGCCCAGCTTCATCGGGTTCGCCGTTCCCACCATGATGGGCGAGGTCCGGCGCTATTTCCGCGACTACAGCTGGGGCATGCGTGTGCCGCGACGGTTGCGCGAGCTACACGTCCAGATCAGCAGGACCACCGGAGATCTGGCTCAGAAGCTGGGGCGCGCCCCCACGGCCGGCGAGCTATCCCAGGTGCTGGGGGTCCCGCGCGAGGAAATCGTGGAATGCCTGGTGGCGGGCGACGCCTATCGGCTCGACTCGCTGGACGCGCCCCTCGGCGCGGACGGTTCGGGCAAGCCCCGATTGGTGGCTGACGCGGTCGGCGACATCGATCCGCAAATCGAGCACATCACCAACCGCGAGGCGGTGCGCGTCCTGGTGGCCGAGCTTCCCCAGCGCGAACGTCAGGTTCTGCACATGCGGTTCTTCGAGTCGATGACCCAAAGCCAGATCGCCGAGCGAATCGGGGTCTCGCAGATGCAGGTCTCGCGCATCCTGGCCAACACCTTGCGCCGCCTGCGTGACCAGCTGGAGTAGCCGGTTCCTCGACCACCAGGGCCTTCGGCGGCGCGACGCGAGGTACTGTGCGATTCGGGAACGGGTCGACTGTGTTTCCGAAGGAGCCTGGAAGGAGCCCGGTGCGATGAGGATTTCTCGGACGGTTGTCGGGGGCATAGCCGCGGCGACGGCCCTGACGGCGTCGGTGGCAGGCTGCGGCGGCAAGCCGGCGTCTTCGCCATCATCGACGTCGAAGGCGGGATCGTCCACCTCGGCCACGAGCGGCCACAGCCCGGCGCCGACTTCCTCGGCGCCGGCGCAGCCGACCGACTACACCGGGCTGCTGATCCAGGCGACCGACATCAACGCGCCGATCGAGTTCACTGGCGGCCCGCCCGCCAGCAATCCGAACGGCCAACCCGGGGTCGCGACGACATTCAGCACCCAGGACGGCGGCCACGCGATCAAGGACACCATTCAGGTCTTCGCGGACCCCGCCGCCGCCACCAACGCGCTGAACGCGGCGAAAGGCGGGCAGGGCAACGCCGTCAAAAACCCGACGACGGATTCGGTCGACGTCGGTACCGGCGGAACCGCGCTGTCCGGCAACGCACCGGACAACTCCAAGGGCGTGACGATACTGATGTTCACCGAGGGCAAGGCCTTCGTCACGCTGGAATTCGACGGCCCGGTCGACACGCTGCCGCCGCAGGACTTCGTCAGCGACGTCGGCCAGAAACAAGACGCGGCCGTCAAGAAGGGGCTCGGCGGCTGAGCGGGGTCTCGGGTTGGCGGCGTTGCGCACCACCAGCCACACCGGCACCGTCGAACTTCTCCATGACTAATTCGCTAACGTGATAGCGCATACGACATCACATTTCAGACAGCATCATTGCCCCCCGGGGGTAACCAACGATGCGCCCGGTGTTGGTGTGGTCATTGTTGCGGTCGCGTCCTCAACGACCTCGGGAACGGGCGTTCGGCCGGTCAAGCCCGGCCCTGAATTGCGGTCGCGGCTCGCGACCGACGTCATGTGGTCGGCGTGAGAAGAAACAGCCGAAATTGGCGTCCCCCGGCGCGATCCTGGGCGATCTGATAGTTCGGCCAGTGCCGCAGGACAGTGGCCCATGCCCTTTCGCGTTCCTCGCCGGTCAGCAGCCGCACCTTCGCGGTGAAGCGATGGCCGCGTCTGCGAACGCTGACCCGTTCCGCCGCTTTGAGATTCGCCGACCACGACGGGTGTCGTTCGCGGCCCCAGTTGGAGCCGACCACCATCAGCCCGTCGTCGGTGGGCACGCACTGCACCGTGGCCGTGCGGGCCAGGCCCGTCTTGCGCCCCGACGTGGTGATCTGCACGTTGGGCAGGCCGGTCAGGTCCAGGACGCCGAAACGTCCACCGGTCACGAACCGCAGCAGGGCTTCGAGCAGCTCGGCGATCGGTCGCCCTCTGAGGACCAGCCAGCGGTATGCCGTCGGGTTTCGCGCCACCCGCTGCAGCGGATTCACGCGGTTACTCTATTCCGTGCCGGTTCCCTCGCAAACGTCGAGTGCGGCGGTGGAGCTGATGGTGACCAGATCCGCCACGCCGCGCGGCGAATCGGCGGCCGCGCCGATACCGCTGCTGGCGCCGCTCACCAGGGCCGCGGTGTCCGCCAGTACCCCCGTCATGTCCGGTCCCCGGTCGGCGATCCGGCGCCGAGGATCTCGCGCAGAACGTACTCGTTGTCCTCGCCCAAGTCCGGTGCGCCCCGCGCGATCCGCGCCGGGGAGCGCGCCAGCCGCCACGGCGGTCCCACAATCGGGCGCTGGCCTTCGCGGTGATCCGTGACGAAGCGGTACAGCTCGCGATCCCACAATCGTTGGTCGCCAATGACATCCATCGCGGTGGCGCTCTTATTTGCCGGCACGCCCGCCGCGCGCAGCCGCTGCGCCAGCCGCTCCGCATCGTGGCTTCGGGTGTGGCGCGCGAGGTCGGCGTCCAGCGCCTCGGCGTGACGGTGTCGGTCGGCCATCGTGGCGTACCGCGCGTCGCGGGCCAGCTCCCCGGCGCCGAGCACGTCGCACAGCCGGCGCCATTCGGCGTCGTCGGCCACGGCCACGGCGACCCACGTGCCGTCCGAGCAGGGGTAGCAGCCGTGCGGGCACATGTCGGGGTGGTTATTGCCGTCGGGCCCAAGGCGTTTCCCGGTCAGGCTTTGTTCGAGCAGGCTGTCCCCGATCATCGAGGACAGCGTCTCCACGGCCGACACGTCGACGAATTGGCCCGCGCCGCTGAATTCGCGATGCAGCAATGCCACCACGGCAGCGTACGCGGCGGCCGCGCCGACCGTGGAATCGCCGTAGCGCATGCTCGTGCCGAGCGGAGGGCCACCGGGGTAGCCGACCAGCGAAGCGAGCCCGGCCAGCGCGGCGAAGCATGGCGCGTAACCGGTTTGGTGACCGAGCGGTCCGTCGTTGCCCCACATCTTGATCGACACCGAAATGATGTCCGGCTTGATCGCCTTGAGCTGTTCGTACCCCAGGCCCTGCCGCTCCATCGCTCCCGGACGCAGGTTGTTGATGACGATGTCGCTGCGCGCGATCAGCTCCCGCAGCCGCGCCATGCCGTCGGCCGACTTGATGTCGAGGTCCACGCTCAGGATCTCGGGGTTGATGCTCAAAAAGTAAGGGGCGTGGTCGATGTCGGTGCCCCCGTAGGCGCGCATCTCCTCGGGGCTGGCGGCGGTTTCGACCTTGATCACCTCGGCGCCCAACAGCGCCAGCAGCTTGCCGGCGTACGGGCCGGCCCACACCTTGGTGAGTTCGACGACCCGTACCCCGGCCAGCGGCCCACCGCGGGGATCCCTGGCCGCCTTGAGTTGTGCCGACGTGACCGCCGGCGGTGGGTGCGGGGCGTCGAGCCGATCCAGGACCGGCCCGGTGTGCTGGCCGAGAGTCGGTGCAGCGGAGGTGATTTCGACGGGCGATGCGCCGAGCGCATACGGCACTGTCGGATAGGCCGCGTGACCCAGGACGGGGTGCCTTACGTCCTGGAAGAATCCGCGGTGGCGGTATTGCGGCGAGTGGTGCAGATCCGCGGCACCGTTGACCGGCACCAGCGGCACGCCCAGACGCTGGGCCGCGTCGGCCGCGGACTCCTTGGCCAAATCCCGCACCCAGGCCGCGAACCCTCGCCGAAACGCGGCGACCTTGTCCTCGGTGACGGAGAACTCCAGCCAGTCGTCGTCGAAGGCGTCCAGCCATGCCGGATGACCCAGGAGGGCCTTGACGCCCTGCCAGTGGGCCCGGCTGGTGATGTACAGGTAGACGAAGCCGTCGGCGCAGGGGAAGAACGCCGCCGGGCCCGCCTGGTCGTAATCGTGGCGGCCGCCCGCGGCCGGGACCTCGTCGGTGATGAATCGGCCCACGATGCAGTCGGCGCGGGAGACCAGCACGGCGTGCTGGGAGAGGTCGATGGCCTCGCCCTGCCCGGTGTGCAGGCGCCCGAACAGTGACGACGCGACACACAGCGCCGCGTCCAGTCCCGCCTCGTAGTCGGCCAGGAAGCGCCCCGGCCCGCGCAGCGGAGGCTTGCCGGGATCGGCATGGCTCGGGGTGTGATACCCCCAGCCGCTCGCGTGGAACACGTTGATGCTCTTCGCGTTTCCGAACTCGGCGGCCGCGCCCCGCCCATAGGGGGTGATCGAGCAGAACACCACGCCGGGGTGGCGTTCGGACCAGTCCGTGGCGCGGTCTTCGATGACCGCGTCCGCGGTGCCGATGAGCCCGTGCAGCCGCTCGACGTCGAGCACGACGGACTGCTTGTTGGTGTTGAGATAGGCGAACAGCCCGCTGCCGTCGGGACCGTCGGCGAGGATGGGCGCCATCGCCCGGGTGGGGCTGCCGCACCCCGGCGCCTCGACCTTGATCACCTCGGCGCCGAAGTCGGCCAACAGCTTTCCGCAGTACTCCCCCGCGACAGACCCGGCCAGCTCAACGACCCTGATGCCCATCAGTGCCGACATGGCCGGGTCAGGGCTTCTTGCGTCCCGAGCGGCTCAGGCGCCACTCGGGCGGGAAGTTCAAGTCGTTGTCCTTCACCACGTTGTTGAGGCCCTTGCTGAAAGTTCCCTCGGTGAGGTCGACGTCGTTCTCCCGGTCGTTGGCGATCATCGGCAGCATTCCCTCGACCATGCCGGTGAGCAGGCTCCCGAAGTACTCCCCCTTGTGCTGCTTGTACAACTCCAGGAAGGTCTTCTGCACGGCGACGGTGTCGGTCGGCCGGGAGCGGGAGCATGCCAGCGCGTACTTCAGCGTCTCGTCTTCCAGCTTGTCGCGCGGCACCACGCTGTTGACGAAGCCGCACTCGTACATCTCCTTCGCGCTGAACGGCCTTCCGGTGAACAACATTTCGGAGAATTTCCGCAGACCCATCGTCTCCGCCCACCACCACAGCCGCGGCCCCCAGCCCACGTAGCGGAAGGCCGGGTGCCCGAAAAGCGTGTCGTCGGAAGCGACCACCAGGTCGGCGTCGCCGGCCTGATAGAAGTGCCACCCGTAGCAGTAGCCCTTGGCCTCGATGATGCTGATCTTTCGAAGCTCTTGCAGGGGGCGGTTTCCCGCGCGCGCCTTGGCGTAGAAGTCGGTAACGGTGGACAGATAGCGATACGATCCGCCCGGTGGATACGTGACGTCGTCGTCGTTGATCGCCAGCTCGTGCAGCAGCGGCATGCCCGGGTTCTCGAGCATTCCACGCTGTTCGGGCAGGTCCCCGCCGCTGCCGAAGTCCTCCCCTTCGCCGCGGATCACCACGACCTTCACGTCGTCGTCGACGTTGCACTTGTGGATCAAATCGGCATAGTTCTGCCGCATCCCCAGCGTGGTGGAGTTCTGCGCCTCGGGACGATCGAACGTGATGTAGGCGATCCGGTTCTTCTTGTCCTTCTCGAACCTGATGTACTGCGCGGCTTCCTTTTTCATCTCTTCGTAGTCGTATTCAGGCATGAACCCTCTCCCACTCTTTCACCCGGTTGCGTAGCTGCCGGCGAATTGACCGAATTCGGCGCCGGCCGAGAACCATACGGTGACCGCGCTGGCAAGACCCGGAGGCGCGCGCGGTCAACCCGGGCCACCGGTCTCGGTCAGCCGGCCCTTGTCCGGGCTCTTCAGGATCCCGGTCGCGATGGCCGCCAGGATGGCGTCGAGCCGTTCGGGGCTGTCGATAATCCGATCGTCGTGGGTGAATCGCAGCAGCAGCCCGTTGATGAACGTCAGGGTCACGTTGCTGAGGTCCTCGACGACGGCCGGTTCCAGCTCGGCGCCGCGCGGCATCAACCGCACCAGGATTTCGCGGTGCAGCTTGGTGAATCCCTCCATCGCCTGCTGCAGAATCGCGGCCAGCGCCGGGTCGCGGGTGGCCTGCATCGTCAGCTCGTATCTGGCCTTCGTCCGGGACAGCTGCGGCTCGCCACCGGCCTGGATCACCACCTGCGACAGCCGCGACGGCGTGGGGCCTTCGCCATCACCGCCGGAGCCATCGGCGACCGATTGCAGGCTCGCCAGGTCGAGCTCGGCCAGCCGCTCGGCCGCGGCGCGCAACAGCGCCGAGCGGGTCCGGAAGTAGAACGAGGTCGTTCCGTCCGGCACGCCGGCCTTGCGGTCGACCTTAAGGTGACTCAACCCCTTCGCCCCGTCG
It includes:
- a CDS encoding ABC transporter permease, coding for MGAAASRLRLLSLRELAVHRRRTIASIGVMAVSAMYLVAVFGIFGSITGSVDRLADGIAGIASLEVSGITDAGFPDAITADVAAVPGVATAAPMIRTSASTSSGPVLLFGADERIAALGGALKDAVGGSLVAPPGPANGVRVGPGVGHAKGETFQLGSGSVTVTEVLAGKQVAALNGGHYVLAPLALAQDLTGRRGQLDSILITTKPGADLGEVRGAVTAAVNGRAIVADPSARATRAGDGVKLMNYMALMGAMVALMVGAFLIYTTMTMTISQRRPVISLLRAIGGRRTTIVRDMLTEAAVLGVIGGAIGSALGMLMGRIAIGRLPPAVTQGLEARIEYWLPGYAIPCAVAATALTSAVAAAMAARQVYKVTPIEALAPVRVSAADRVPRWLRIASGVAAVAVFAAAIVVVDNRRGVAAFVAMAAAFSAEIALGFALTVPLVKATAATARMFGSVGALAAATIERAPRRVWATVMTVLIAVVTTVAITGTNADMIRSATAIFSPVADVPVWVSADPPDSYPTDALPQGLSERVAAVPGVGRVTEGAFGFAEVGGTRVMLDGFSSGTADPLYRALDEHVRDQVLDGRGVVLSQNLGRTLHVRVGDRLRMQTPHGTRQPTVLALVPYFSTVIGTVGMALGQLRSWFDRPVATTLEVAAAPGVGRARLLADVRRAVPAPNYAYDGRAKLAGLEAPMRQSMFIANAVWIIVVLVAAVALLNTLTLSVLERRREIGVLRAMGSSRRFTLRMVLAEAAGIGVIGGALGLAFGLTDQWLFSLVSGDLMNFQVAFRPNSMAWAFAVGALAISLLGSVPPARRAARLNIIEAVSVE
- a CDS encoding class I SAM-dependent methyltransferase translates to MTRENPLFPYIYRFGQPIFDRLFYHRYRRAAIAHATGRLLMVGLGPGTDLKFVPPAVTSVAAVEPVAAFRRMAARLADRHGVAVDIVEGTGESIPFPDNSFDSVHIGLVLCSVDDVAATLGEIRRVLVPRGRLVVLEHVRGEGATGRLQDLVARPWSWFAAGCHPNRRTADAIAAAGFDITGLRSIRTPVPFPCKPHLHGVATAN
- a CDS encoding DUF4389 domain-containing protein, producing MRGGVDAPSRWLWLVKWCVLAVPHYPILILLYLVYPPLTIVAGIAILFTGRYPRPLFDFNVGVLRWSWRVMNYRFPMNSTDRYPPFTLAPRPDYPGDLEVDYPERLTRWAVLVKWWLLGLPQILLCWAMEPLLQALCVISAVWLLGTGTIHRGMFDLLMGLVRWRYRVAVYVSLMRDEYPSFQLDLGST
- a CDS encoding FAD-dependent oxidoreductase, yielding MTGRSEVSERPTATSPIRALVIGAGVSGISVARGLLRDGHDVTVVDQRGDTRAGGGAVTIWSHGETVLRQLGVDMDGAGQLVSSVRVTTSRGRRLAALDVNAMVNRLGAPVRMVPRSVLMERLLDGFPTDRIRGSSRAVKILTTPTDARVGFEDGSSIDGDVVIGADGLHSIVRDVVGAPAAEPTGWCSWQGLVSLPGLADKHVAMVVIGERGNTGVWPAGGSDVQWWFDLPWSRDFVRPCHPIDALRSNFSGWSEAVDLVLANLTDEHLAGSPYPHFRHPIPRASAPGAVTLLGDAAHTMPPTLAQGTNQALLDTMVLRKALADLRRGGDLSRALRRYERTRRRQVAAVSRVASLQVAHGESALRPAALIPDRAHTWMLTTFLRWTSHRRMSARIDRGLRTATPIEPSRR
- a CDS encoding SDR family NAD(P)-dependent oxidoreductase, whose protein sequence is MSGQNLLAGRGVVVSGGSRGIGRAVAELLCTLGAGVVVNGRDADAVEETVAAITASGGRASPVIGAADDERIAGALVDECIARFGRLDALINCAGVAEPAGSSILTISPEEFDRLISAHLGTAFHTSRVAARVMASQGHGAIVNTGSVAFLGDYGGTGYPAGKGAVNGLTMAIAAELKAHGVRANVVCPGARTRLSTDVEYEKHIEDLHRRGLLDEMTMRASLDSAPAAFVAPLYAYLVSDLARDVTGQIFVAAGGFVGRFDRRAPRVLGYRDHHDAGPWAVGDLHTMIGAPAASG
- a CDS encoding SigB/SigF/SigG family RNA polymerase sigma factor; the encoded protein is MTDVATPVRPTRPSRAQSDDSYDDVVEMFVALRRMPAESHEYGRQRERIVARCLPLADHVARHFARRGEGIDDLTQVARLGLMNAVNRFDPSKGPSFIGFAVPTMMGEVRRYFRDYSWGMRVPRRLRELHVQISRTTGDLAQKLGRAPTAGELSQVLGVPREEIVECLVAGDAYRLDSLDAPLGADGSGKPRLVADAVGDIDPQIEHITNREAVRVLVAELPQRERQVLHMRFFESMTQSQIAERIGVSQMQVSRILANTLRRLRDQLE
- a CDS encoding nitroreductase family deazaflavin-dependent oxidoreductase, whose product is MNPLQRVARNPTAYRWLVLRGRPIAELLEALLRFVTGGRFGVLDLTGLPNVQITTSGRKTGLARTATVQCVPTDDGLMVVGSNWGRERHPSWSANLKAAERVSVRRRGHRFTAKVRLLTGEERERAWATVLRHWPNYQIAQDRAGGRQFRLFLLTPTT